One window from the genome of Cyclobacterium amurskyense encodes:
- a CDS encoding substrate-binding domain-containing protein: protein MKKPSSQTGVKEIARRGNVSIATVDRVIHNRPGVSAKTKAKIEAIIKELNYQPNVLASRLSSGKVFHFAVIIPKSSIHSDFWEAPLKGIAKAESEIRQYGVTVENYLFDLTNKNSFIQATEEIKDKNIDGVLMSPSFVKEADDFFQYCQANNIPVVCIDSNIESQGSLSYIGPPLLQSGYLGASLCKLGISENPKILIVNIAKQKKSFNLIQIEAGFKTFFTQPPNKANCINLNIQDIDQESVELNLHKAFIKNPDIEAIFVTNSRVFAVAEYLEKRELSNILLVGFDFLKENQKHLQKGTINFLICHKPEEQGYKGIMSLYHSLALNLPVEKVYYMPIDIVTKENQEFYR from the coding sequence ATGAAAAAACCAAGTAGTCAAACAGGAGTAAAAGAAATTGCTAGAAGGGGAAATGTATCTATTGCAACTGTGGACAGAGTGATTCATAATCGCCCTGGAGTTTCAGCCAAAACCAAGGCTAAAATAGAAGCAATTATTAAGGAATTGAACTACCAGCCAAATGTTTTAGCAAGTAGGTTGTCCTCTGGAAAAGTTTTCCACTTTGCAGTAATCATCCCAAAAAGTTCCATCCATTCGGATTTCTGGGAAGCACCTTTAAAAGGAATTGCTAAAGCTGAATCCGAAATCAGACAATATGGCGTTACCGTTGAGAACTACCTTTTCGACCTAACCAATAAGAATTCTTTTATTCAGGCTACAGAAGAAATTAAAGATAAAAATATAGATGGGGTTTTGATGTCTCCATCTTTTGTAAAAGAGGCGGATGATTTCTTCCAGTATTGCCAAGCCAACAATATCCCAGTGGTATGTATAGATAGTAATATTGAATCTCAAGGTAGCCTTTCCTATATAGGCCCTCCCTTGTTACAAAGTGGATATTTAGGAGCTAGTTTATGCAAACTGGGCATTTCAGAAAATCCGAAAATCCTTATTGTAAACATCGCAAAACAAAAGAAAAGCTTTAACCTAATCCAAATTGAAGCAGGGTTTAAAACGTTTTTCACCCAACCACCGAATAAAGCTAACTGCATTAATCTAAATATTCAGGATATAGATCAGGAGTCAGTAGAACTTAACTTGCACAAAGCTTTCATAAAAAATCCGGATATTGAAGCAATATTTGTCACCAATTCCAGGGTATTTGCAGTGGCAGAATACTTAGAGAAAAGAGAGCTAAGCAATATCCTGCTTGTAGGGTTTGATTTTCTTAAGGAAAACCAAAAGCACCTTCAAAAAGGCACTATTAATTTTTTAATTTGCCATAAACCTGAAGAACAGGGGTACAAAGGAATCATGAGTTTGTACCATTCTCTTGCGCTAAACCTTCCTGTAGAAAAGGTTTATTATATGCCAATTGATATTGTCACAAAGGAAAATCAGGAATTTTACAGGTAA